A window of Artemia franciscana unplaced genomic scaffold, ASM3288406v1 Scaffold_5785, whole genome shotgun sequence contains these coding sequences:
- the LOC136043414 gene encoding uncharacterized protein LOC136043414: MVRNRVPKRPKGVSDEAMNIAVSKVLMDKASIRSTATAFGIPKSTLIDNVHRAKELREQEQGGIPVPIQAGVSNSGTSSGGTFNSAFLPTRNERLSTAKVFTANEEGQLAVYLKHCSKVHYGMTLMQTRNFAYDYAKRLDKKVPHNWEEAQMAGPDWMKGFMIRQGDLSLRKPEKTSLARSSSFNRANVDRFLDNLEAVLHKYKFTGESIWNCDETGVTTVLDSPKVIAQTGTKQVGQVTTAERGELVTVCCFVNAIGGTVPPVFVFPRAKFKDHMMFGAPAGSLGLAQTTGWMTATLFYEAIQHFKKQVRCSKDSPVLLLLDNHESHIGLDVIMYAPANGIVLLSFPPHCSHRLQPLDITIYGPLKSALKRAFHD, encoded by the coding sequence ATGGTTCGGAACAGAGTTCCAAAACGCCCGAAGGGTGTGTCAGATGAGGCTATGAACATTGCTGTTTCCAAAGTTTTGATGGACAAAGCTTCAATTCGTAGTACTGCAACAGCTTTCGGAATACCGAAATCAACCCTTATCGACAACGTTCACCGAGCAAAAGAACTACGCGAGCAAGAGCAAGGGGGCATACCAGTGCCTATTCAAGCTGGGGTCTCTAATTCTGGAACCTCTAGTGGTGGCACATTCAATAGTGCTTTTCTTCCGACAAGAAACGAGAGACTGTCAACTGCAAAAGTTTTCACGGCCAATGAAGAGGGCCAGCTTGctgtttatttgaaacattgttCGAAAGTCCATTATGGTATGACCCTGATGCAAACACGAAATTTTGCATATGATTATGCAAAAAGACTAGATAAGAAAGTTCCTCACAACTGGGAAGAAGCACAGATGGCTGGGCCAGACTGGATGAAGGGCTTTATGATAAGGCAAGGTGATTTGTCTCTCAGAAAGCCAGAGAAAACTAGCTTAGCTCGCAGCTCGAGCTTCAATCGTGCTAATGTTGACAGATTCCTTGACAACTTGGAGGCTGTCCTGCACAAATACAAATTCACAGGAGAAAGCATTTGGAACTGTGACGAAACGGGGGTCACAACTGTACTTGACAGCCCCAAGGTGATAGCACAAACCGGTACCAAGCAGGTTGGTCAGGTTACCACAGCTGAAAGGGGTGAACTTGTTACTGTTTGTTGCTTTGTCAATGCTATTGGTGGGACCGTGCCACCAGTCTTCGTATTCCCCAGAGCAAAGTTCAAGGATCATATGATGTTTGGGGCCCCTGCAGGAAGTCTCGGCCTAGCCCAAACAACTGGTTGGATGACTGCAACATTGTTTTACGAGGCGATACAGCATTTCAAGAAACAAGTTCGATGTTCCAAGGACAGCCCGGTCCTCTTATTGCTCGATAACCATGAGAGCCACATCGGTCTTGACGTTATCATGTACGCCCCTGCAAATGGCATTGTTTTACTATCCTTCCCACCCCACTGCAGTCATCGTCTTCAGCCTCTAGATATTACTATCTATGGACCACTGAAGTCTGCTTTGAAAAGAGCATTTCATGATTGA